In Paenibacillus guangzhouensis, a single window of DNA contains:
- a CDS encoding alkaline phosphatase encodes MFKKISKKVIPFAVVSSLAISAMVAGAAPSSADPKKEDNKQVKNVIFLIGDGMGLSYTSAYRYMKDDPKTPIKEKTEFDKYFVGTQMTYPEDEHQNITDSASAATAMSAGVKTYNAAIAVDNDFTEVKTVLEAAKEKGKSTGLVATSEITHATPAAYGAHDINRKNMDAIADDYFDQLINKNHKIDVMLGGGLNNFVRKDRNLTEEFKKAGYSYVTDRESLLKDTNSQVLGLFAPGGLDKMIDRNEKTPSLQEMTKAAIQRLSKNKNGFFLMVEGSQIDWAGHDNDVVASMSEMADFEKAFKEAIDFAVKDGNTLVVATADHSTGGFSIGANGIYNFDVAPIKAAKRTPDFMAAEILAGATVEETLKKYIDLQLTEEEIKSVKDAAATKDQTKTDNAIEAIFNTRSYTGWTTGGHTGEDVPVYAFGPGKEKFAGLIDNTDNAKVIFNIIEGKNK; translated from the coding sequence ATGTTTAAGAAAATATCTAAAAAAGTCATTCCTTTCGCTGTCGTGTCATCGCTGGCGATTTCTGCAATGGTAGCGGGTGCTGCACCAAGTTCAGCAGATCCTAAAAAAGAAGATAATAAACAGGTTAAAAATGTTATATTCCTTATCGGTGATGGCATGGGGCTATCCTATACATCTGCTTATCGCTATATGAAAGATGATCCTAAGACACCGATCAAAGAAAAAACAGAATTCGATAAATATTTTGTGGGAACACAAATGACATATCCTGAGGACGAACATCAGAATATTACCGATTCCGCATCTGCCGCAACGGCCATGTCTGCAGGCGTAAAAACATACAATGCCGCAATCGCTGTTGATAATGACTTTACAGAAGTGAAGACGGTTCTAGAGGCAGCGAAAGAAAAAGGAAAGTCTACCGGTTTGGTAGCTACATCTGAAATCACGCATGCAACACCAGCCGCTTACGGAGCACATGACATCAATCGCAAGAACATGGATGCCATTGCAGATGATTACTTCGACCAACTCATCAATAAGAATCATAAAATCGATGTCATGCTGGGTGGCGGTTTGAACAATTTTGTACGTAAAGACAGAAATCTAACAGAAGAATTCAAAAAAGCCGGATACAGCTATGTGACAGATCGTGAAAGCTTATTGAAGGACACGAATAGCCAAGTTCTCGGATTATTCGCGCCAGGCGGATTGGATAAAATGATTGACCGCAACGAAAAGACTCCTTCCCTACAAGAGATGACGAAAGCGGCTATCCAACGTCTCAGTAAAAATAAAAACGGATTTTTCTTGATGGTCGAAGGCAGCCAAATCGATTGGGCAGGTCATGATAATGATGTTGTTGCATCCATGAGCGAGATGGCCGATTTCGAGAAGGCATTCAAAGAAGCGATTGATTTTGCTGTGAAAGATGGAAACACGTTAGTTGTTGCGACAGCTGACCATTCCACCGGTGGATTCTCGATTGGCGCCAATGGTATCTACAATTTTGATGTAGCTCCGATTAAAGCTGCTAAACGTACGCCAGATTTCATGGCAGCAGAAATTCTTGCCGGTGCAACGGTTGAAGAAACATTGAAAAAATATATTGATTTGCAGCTGACAGAGGAAGAAATCAAATCCGTTAAAGATGCAGCGGCTACCAAAGATCAAACGAAGACGGACAATGCGATCGAAGCCATCTTTAATACGCGTTCCTATACGGGCTGGACAACTGGCGGCCATACGGGAGAAGATGTACCGGTCTATGCATTTGGGCCAGGGAAAGAGAAGTTCGCCGGACTTATCGATAACACGGATAATGCAAAAGTCATTTTCAATATCATTGAAGGAAAAAACAAGTAA
- a CDS encoding YggS family pyridoxal phosphate-dependent enzyme: MSQCVEENLRAVRRQMEMACQVSGRKIEDVQLLLATKTVPLEKLQLAIQAGETLFGENKSQELRDKFPLMNQYKQVEWHFIGHLQTNKVKDVVKYVTLIHSVDRLKLGQALHQQLLKENKTMDILVQINTSYETSKFGTPPETAMELVEQLSQFETLNVKGLMTIGKLHATNEETRQCFRLLKSIQTQIREKNIPRVEMNILSMGMSGDFKVAIEEGATIIRVGTSIFGQRELPDSYYWNENNRLDD, from the coding sequence ATGAGTCAATGCGTTGAGGAGAATCTAAGAGCCGTAAGACGGCAGATGGAAATGGCTTGCCAAGTCTCTGGGCGGAAAATCGAAGACGTGCAATTGCTGTTGGCGACCAAAACCGTACCGCTTGAAAAATTACAATTGGCTATTCAAGCGGGTGAGACGTTATTTGGGGAAAACAAGTCGCAAGAGCTTCGGGACAAATTTCCTCTTATGAATCAATATAAGCAGGTCGAATGGCATTTTATCGGACATCTGCAGACGAATAAAGTGAAGGACGTTGTCAAATATGTGACGCTCATTCATTCCGTGGACCGTCTGAAATTGGGGCAGGCGCTGCACCAACAACTCCTTAAAGAGAATAAGACCATGGATATTCTGGTACAAATCAACACGTCCTATGAGACTAGTAAATTTGGGACTCCGCCTGAAACGGCAATGGAGCTTGTGGAACAATTATCCCAGTTCGAAACGCTTAACGTAAAAGGCTTGATGACGATTGGTAAACTCCATGCCACAAACGAAGAGACCCGGCAATGCTTCCGATTATTAAAATCTATCCAGACACAAATCAGAGAGAAAAACATTCCGCGGGTAGAAATGAATATTCTCTCGATGGGCATGTCAGGTGATTTCAAGGTCGCGATCGAAGAAGGAGCCACCATCATTCGCGTAGGGACAAGCATATTTGGCCAACGTGAATTACCGGACAGCTATTACTGGAATGAAAACAATCGGTTGGACGATTAG
- a CDS encoding pyridoxamine 5'-phosphate oxidase family protein, with protein MDGVRYKIREVLDQSKIDAFLQQARIGHLGMVDGQLPYVVPLNFVWMNGKLYFHGASSGRRNQVMNANPEVCFTVCEEYGTITDPVPAKTDTAYMSVIIFGKAQPIADLDEATYMLQAMIDKYVPNYYQRPLSQQHVDKYRSAVFGGPVQVYRIDPHHITAKENPIDEEKMFKPRK; from the coding sequence ATGGATGGTGTGCGTTACAAGATAAGAGAAGTGTTGGACCAGAGCAAGATTGATGCATTTCTGCAGCAAGCTCGAATCGGACATCTGGGAATGGTCGATGGTCAACTGCCGTATGTTGTTCCACTCAATTTTGTGTGGATGAACGGGAAACTTTATTTCCATGGAGCTTCCAGTGGGAGAAGAAATCAAGTTATGAATGCGAATCCGGAAGTCTGTTTTACGGTTTGTGAAGAATATGGAACGATTACGGACCCAGTGCCAGCCAAGACGGACACCGCATATATGAGTGTAATCATTTTTGGGAAGGCACAGCCCATCGCAGATCTAGATGAAGCTACATATATGTTACAAGCCATGATAGATAAGTATGTGCCTAATTATTATCAACGGCCGTTATCCCAGCAGCATGTAGACAAATATCGGTCAGCAGTATTCGGTGGCCCGGTACAGGTGTATCGAATCGATCCGCATCATATCACTGCGAAAGAAAATCCGATTGACGAAGAGAAAATGTTCAAACCTCGGAAATGA
- the pdxR gene encoding MocR-like pyridoxine biosynthesis transcription factor PdxR yields the protein MLTVNRDDDRPIWQQLLDQAIHNITTGKWPPGELLLPSRELAQLIGVSRSTIQIVYEELFSRGYTITSRRGGTRVSDWTYATRPSLDTATHGPVLPDLPLLNDAIGHLHSWFGDRVHQEVEIDFSPHEPYIDEQFQQIWRRSFLQASVSTELDHWSYGNPYGFLPLREQIQRYLSLERGVHVNTDQIIITSGAQHSIDLIAQALLQDGATISVEDPGFPAAWMAMKNRRMQVVSVPVDEYGLCVDCIHPQSNLVFVTPSHQCAVGVIMSEPRRQQLLHMAAEHRFWVVEDDYDSEFRYRGDPLPTLFSQQPQNTLYMMSFSKMVAPGIRISAIVGPQEAIRQLAQVHELTYRHLPIMEQLTLAHFIEHGHFMRHMRRVRNIYRRRHEAMTKAIIATGLSEGFTLSGVETGLHMLLEADTSIDEETVTKSALEHGVRVYPLSRYCVESERKGWVLGFAKVDEAAIEEGIQRLARLLLS from the coding sequence ATGCTAACCGTAAACCGTGACGACGACCGTCCCATCTGGCAGCAACTTCTAGACCAAGCAATACATAATATTACAACTGGAAAATGGCCGCCAGGCGAATTGCTGCTCCCATCTCGTGAACTGGCTCAGCTGATCGGCGTGTCTCGTTCAACCATACAGATTGTGTATGAGGAGTTATTCAGCCGCGGGTACACCATAACGTCTCGTCGAGGCGGGACCAGAGTTAGCGATTGGACTTACGCGACTCGTCCTTCATTGGATACAGCGACCCATGGACCGGTACTTCCCGATTTGCCTTTACTAAACGATGCCATCGGCCATTTACACAGTTGGTTCGGAGACCGAGTACACCAAGAAGTGGAGATCGATTTTAGTCCGCATGAACCCTATATAGATGAACAATTTCAACAGATTTGGCGGCGATCGTTTTTACAAGCCTCCGTATCAACAGAGCTGGATCATTGGTCATACGGCAACCCCTATGGATTCCTGCCGCTGCGGGAACAGATTCAGCGTTACTTGTCACTCGAACGGGGCGTTCATGTGAATACCGATCAAATCATCATAACGTCAGGCGCACAACATAGCATCGACCTGATAGCTCAAGCCCTTCTACAGGACGGAGCAACGATTTCAGTTGAAGATCCCGGTTTCCCTGCTGCCTGGATGGCGATGAAAAATCGGCGCATGCAAGTCGTCTCTGTTCCGGTCGACGAATACGGGCTGTGCGTAGATTGCATTCACCCTCAATCCAACCTTGTCTTTGTTACCCCTTCGCACCAGTGTGCGGTTGGCGTCATTATGTCGGAGCCTCGCAGGCAGCAATTATTACACATGGCCGCTGAACATCGGTTCTGGGTTGTTGAGGATGATTACGACAGCGAATTTCGGTATCGCGGCGACCCGCTTCCAACCTTGTTCAGTCAGCAGCCACAGAACACATTGTATATGATGAGTTTTTCCAAAATGGTTGCCCCTGGGATTCGGATCTCGGCCATCGTTGGTCCCCAAGAGGCCATTCGTCAACTTGCTCAAGTCCATGAATTAACGTATCGTCATCTTCCGATCATGGAACAATTAACGCTTGCGCATTTCATCGAGCATGGTCATTTCATGCGCCATATGAGACGAGTTCGAAATATCTATCGGCGCAGACACGAAGCGATGACGAAAGCCATCATTGCGACCGGTCTCAGTGAAGGCTTCACGTTAAGCGGTGTGGAGACGGGATTGCATATGCTACTTGAGGCTGATACATCGATCGATGAAGAGACCGTAACGAAATCAGCGCTCGAACATGGCGTCCGCGTGTATCCGCTTAGCAGATATTGTGTGGAGAGCGAACGAAAAGGATGGGTCCTAGGTTTTGCAAAAGTAGATGAGGCAGCCATTGAAGAAGGCATCCAACGTCTAGCACGATTGCTTTTATCGTAG